The following proteins are encoded in a genomic region of Blastopirellula marina:
- a CDS encoding PQQ-binding-like beta-propeller repeat protein, translated as MQIQKLASRLAVFALVAMAATPAMAQLGPRTFSPYELERLGLEQVWSGQLPIDPHRSEMETFRQIVSLKDPLVVFEVEQNGKKVTFSSNELDVLGQPMGEEGAKKQADQYVARQDESKGEVKVTRREVPNETFLVQSSSGILMSVDGRTGKTDWAELRGNARYPQTTADANDDIVVSVSGFKLSCLRRDNGAVMWTRELEGIPISGPVVGDQFIYIPLLDGTVVAYNFDGGPRLVPRYKSLGKIRMPVFATPTSIAWATDRNYFYVGYADRPLVRYRIESSGEIIAPPSNYGPLRLFFTTATGYVYCIYSTDGSIQWRFSCGEPIDSSAIGIGDSVFVTLQRGGMYKLGMEEGDVRWFVPRIKKFLSAGDQYVYCLDDDDNLVVVDINSGAQVGAMSLQGYDFFHTNSKTDRIIIGSKKGKMVVLRSSALPYPLVHVDVKKPGEKPDPSAAKPGAESAAPAGDGSNPFASPAAAGGGVADPFGAPASGGGAAADPFGAPSGGGGAADPFGGSSGGSDASDPFGSGSSDPFGSGGSSDPFGGGSDSGAGMSDPFGN; from the coding sequence ATGCAAATTCAGAAACTCGCTTCGCGTCTTGCCGTGTTTGCCCTGGTCGCCATGGCTGCGACTCCTGCAATGGCTCAACTTGGGCCGCGAACGTTCTCTCCGTACGAATTGGAACGACTCGGGCTTGAGCAAGTCTGGTCAGGTCAACTTCCGATCGATCCCCATCGGTCAGAGATGGAGACCTTCCGTCAGATCGTCAGCCTTAAAGATCCTCTGGTCGTCTTTGAGGTCGAGCAGAACGGCAAGAAGGTCACCTTCAGCTCTAACGAACTGGACGTTCTTGGCCAGCCGATGGGTGAAGAGGGTGCGAAGAAGCAAGCCGACCAATACGTCGCCCGGCAGGACGAAAGTAAGGGAGAAGTAAAGGTCACTCGCCGCGAGGTTCCCAACGAAACCTTTCTGGTGCAAAGCAGTTCCGGCATTTTGATGTCGGTCGATGGTCGTACCGGCAAGACCGACTGGGCCGAACTTCGAGGCAATGCACGGTATCCTCAAACAACGGCCGACGCGAACGACGACATCGTGGTTTCCGTGAGCGGATTCAAGCTGAGTTGTCTACGTCGTGACAATGGTGCCGTGATGTGGACCCGCGAGTTGGAAGGTATTCCGATTTCAGGCCCCGTTGTGGGCGATCAATTCATTTACATTCCACTGCTTGATGGGACCGTTGTCGCCTATAACTTCGATGGAGGCCCACGTCTCGTTCCTCGCTATAAGTCGCTCGGCAAGATTCGGATGCCGGTCTTCGCGACACCAACTTCGATTGCTTGGGCGACGGATCGCAATTACTTCTACGTCGGTTATGCCGATCGTCCCCTGGTTCGATATCGGATTGAATCAAGTGGCGAGATCATCGCACCACCAAGTAATTACGGTCCGCTACGTCTGTTCTTTACAACAGCCACCGGCTACGTCTATTGCATCTATTCGACTGATGGGTCGATCCAATGGCGTTTCTCGTGCGGCGAGCCGATCGACAGCTCGGCGATTGGTATCGGCGATTCCGTCTTTGTGACGCTTCAGCGTGGCGGCATGTACAAGTTAGGTATGGAAGAAGGGGACGTTCGTTGGTTCGTGCCGCGGATCAAAAAGTTTCTGTCTGCCGGTGACCAGTACGTCTACTGCTTGGATGATGATGACAACTTGGTGGTCGTCGACATCAACTCCGGGGCTCAGGTTGGGGCCATGAGCCTGCAAGGGTACGATTTCTTTCACACCAATTCGAAGACCGATCGAATTATCATTGGGTCGAAAAAAGGAAAGATGGTTGTCTTACGTTCGAGTGCGTTGCCTTACCCTCTGGTCCATGTCGACGTGAAGAAACCGGGTGAAAAGCCAGATCCTTCGGCCGCTAAACCTGGTGCGGAAAGTGCAGCCCCAGCTGGCGATGGCTCGAATCCGTTCGCGTCTCCAGCAGCTGCGGGCGGTGGCGTTGCCGATCCATTCGGTGCACCGGCCAGCGGTGGCGGTGCAGCTGCTGATCCATTTGGAGCTCCGAGTGGTGGTGGAGGTGCGGCCGATCCGTTCGGCGGAAGTAGTGGCGGCAGTGATGCTTCCGATCCGTTCGGAAGTGGATCGAGCGATCCATTTGGAAGCGGCGGATCAAGCGACCCGTTTGGTGGCGGATCGGATAGCGGAGCCGGCATGAGCGATCCATTTGGCAACTAA
- a CDS encoding segregation and condensation protein A has translation MNFRVEIPIYRGPLDLLLYLVRKHELDIVDIPISQVTQQYLQYLEILKAMDVNSVADFLEMASTLIEIKSKLVLPQQEDLDEEAIDDPRDQLVERLLEYKRFKDAASLLEDHGRDWQRRFSRIADDLPPRKVDMADQPINEVELWDLVSALNRLLRDSKQAQPTNIVYDDTPIRVHMKQVHARIVSEGKVRFSTLFPSDAVKTRIIGIFLALLELIRHYNTLAHQDDDDQEIWITAGEGFQNEVHFEDVDEYEAGKPSSP, from the coding sequence ATGAACTTTCGAGTCGAAATCCCGATCTATCGCGGGCCGCTCGATTTGCTGTTGTACTTGGTTCGCAAACATGAACTGGACATTGTTGATATCCCCATCTCGCAGGTCACGCAGCAATATCTGCAATACCTCGAGATTCTAAAGGCGATGGACGTCAACAGCGTGGCCGACTTCCTGGAAATGGCTAGCACGCTGATCGAAATCAAATCGAAACTCGTACTACCGCAACAGGAAGACCTCGACGAAGAAGCAATCGATGATCCACGCGATCAACTCGTCGAACGCCTGCTGGAGTATAAACGTTTCAAAGACGCAGCCAGCTTGTTGGAAGATCATGGCCGAGATTGGCAGCGACGTTTCTCCCGTATTGCCGACGACCTTCCTCCGCGGAAGGTCGACATGGCCGATCAGCCGATCAACGAAGTTGAATTATGGGACTTGGTTAGCGCGCTCAATCGTTTGCTACGTGACAGCAAACAAGCCCAGCCAACCAACATCGTTTATGACGATACCCCCATTCGGGTCCATATGAAGCAGGTCCACGCGCGGATCGTCAGCGAGGGGAAGGTTCGGTTTTCTACGCTTTTTCCTTCAGATGCGGTCAAGACTCGCATCATTGGTATCTTCCTCGCCCTACTCGAATTGATTCGGCACTATAATACGCTGGCTCACCAAGACGATGATGACCAGGAAATCTGGATCACCGCCGGCGAGGGATTCCAAAACGAAGTTCACTTTGAAGACGTCGACGAATACGAGGCGGGCAAACCGTCATCCCCGTGA
- a CDS encoding MBL fold metallo-hydrolase — MLDNAPLRKLEFNGFTIEGYSRAAVQTYWRIPEMKLGFDLGLQPWDFMGTATWFISHTHLDHIAALPVYVSRRRLMKMPPPTIYMPEIAIGPALQVLKAFSRLDRGKMPCTLEPVTPGQEIELSRELVVKVLPTKHTIPSVGYIVSQRRRKLKAEYQNLKGDEIRDLRQSGTEVTDEHRHPLLAYLGDSRAEAMDQSPEFYDADILIMEMTFVAPDHRKEKIHKMGHIHLDDVVARRDKFKNQKIIASHFSTRYTGHQVHEHVKAKLPDMLDGRLHLWL; from the coding sequence ATGCTTGATAACGCACCCCTGCGAAAACTCGAATTTAATGGCTTCACCATCGAAGGTTACTCCCGCGCGGCGGTGCAAACCTATTGGCGAATTCCCGAAATGAAGCTTGGCTTTGACCTCGGCTTGCAGCCGTGGGATTTCATGGGCACCGCCACCTGGTTCATCTCCCATACCCATCTTGATCATATCGCTGCCCTGCCGGTCTACGTCTCGCGTCGCCGCCTGATGAAGATGCCGCCGCCGACGATCTATATGCCAGAGATTGCGATTGGTCCCGCGCTGCAGGTACTCAAAGCGTTCAGTCGCCTCGATCGAGGTAAAATGCCTTGCACGCTTGAGCCTGTTACCCCTGGTCAAGAGATCGAACTTTCGCGCGAACTGGTCGTGAAGGTCCTTCCGACCAAACATACAATTCCTTCGGTCGGTTACATTGTTTCGCAGCGACGGCGCAAGCTGAAAGCGGAATACCAGAACCTGAAAGGGGACGAGATCCGCGACCTACGTCAAAGCGGTACGGAGGTTACCGACGAACATCGCCACCCGCTGCTTGCCTATCTCGGTGACAGCCGGGCCGAGGCCATGGATCAATCGCCTGAGTTTTACGACGCGGATATCTTGATCATGGAGATGACCTTCGTCGCTCCTGATCATCGTAAGGAAAAGATCCATAAGATGGGTCATATCCACCTCGACGACGTCGTCGCACGGCGTGATAAATTCAAGAATCAGAAGATCATTGCTTCGCACTTCAGTACCCGTTACACCGGGCATCAAGTTCACGAGCATGTCAAAGCCAAACTGCCAGATATGCTAGACGGACGGCTGCATTTGTGGCTTTAG
- the hemW gene encoding radical SAM family heme chaperone HemW, protein MIDPPRSAYLHVPFCTHRCGYCNFTVIAGRDDLTAAYLDAIEQELELLETPHEVDTLFLGGGTPTHLSPKELNRLLALATKWFPPAIGAELSVEANPIDITTEKVELLASAGINRISLGVQSFHDDKLKLLERDHRQREVEAAASLILPKIPNLGVDLIFAAPGESLDDWKEDLRSAIRLGAHHISTYGLTFEKGTSFWSRRERSQLLEADEELQRDMYLTAIDSLTSHGLEHYEVSNFARPGFRSQHNQQYWLGRRYFAAGPGASRHIGMLRETNHRSTTTYIKRMQQGESPVAEQELLTPEMKARERLVFGLRMLEGIHLPTFQQDTGTTPEQLCGSTIDQFLDHWLLERVGDRLRLTQEGLLLSDTICVELL, encoded by the coding sequence ATGATCGATCCTCCTCGCAGCGCCTATTTGCATGTTCCCTTCTGCACGCATCGCTGCGGGTACTGCAACTTCACCGTTATTGCGGGGCGGGATGATTTGACGGCGGCCTATCTCGATGCGATCGAGCAAGAGCTAGAACTGCTCGAAACACCCCACGAAGTCGATACGCTATTTCTTGGCGGCGGAACACCTACCCACTTATCGCCCAAGGAACTTAACCGACTGTTGGCTTTGGCGACCAAATGGTTTCCGCCGGCAATCGGTGCTGAGCTAAGCGTCGAAGCGAATCCCATCGACATCACCACGGAAAAGGTCGAGCTTCTTGCATCAGCAGGCATCAACCGAATCAGCCTTGGCGTGCAATCGTTTCACGATGACAAGCTGAAGCTGCTCGAACGCGATCATCGTCAACGTGAAGTCGAAGCCGCGGCTTCTTTGATCCTGCCCAAGATTCCTAATCTGGGTGTCGACTTAATCTTCGCGGCCCCGGGGGAATCACTCGACGATTGGAAAGAAGATCTCCGATCTGCTATCCGTCTTGGGGCGCATCATATCTCGACATACGGCCTGACCTTCGAGAAGGGGACTTCGTTCTGGAGCCGTCGCGAGCGTTCTCAGCTTCTCGAAGCGGACGAAGAACTGCAACGCGATATGTACCTGACGGCAATCGATTCGTTGACTTCCCACGGGCTTGAACATTACGAGGTCTCAAACTTTGCCCGACCTGGATTTCGCAGTCAACACAATCAGCAGTACTGGCTAGGACGCCGTTACTTCGCTGCTGGTCCTGGTGCATCACGCCACATTGGAATGCTTCGCGAGACAAATCATCGAAGCACCACGACTTACATTAAACGTATGCAACAAGGCGAGTCTCCCGTCGCTGAGCAAGAACTGCTCACCCCCGAAATGAAAGCTCGGGAGCGTTTAGTGTTTGGGCTTCGCATGCTGGAAGGGATTCACTTACCCACCTTCCAGCAGGATACGGGCACAACTCCAGAGCAGTTATGCGGATCAACAATTGATCAATTTCTGGATCATTGGCTACTCGAAAGAGTGGGTGATCGCTTAAGGTTAACGCAAGAGGGCTTACTACTAAGCGATACCATATGTGTCGAGTTGCTATAA